The nucleotide window CAGACTCAAACCTGTTTTGTTCCCACCTGTTCACATCAGGATCAGAACTCCTGTTTTCATCTCCAAGCGGTCCAGGTGTGGATTTTGCGTTTGTGACGGCAACAACCCCCAATAGATAAACACCAGTGGGAAGACAAGCAGCCCAGCCTCCATTCATACTGGGCAAGAAGAGACGGGCCGGACTGGTCTGAAGAGGGTGACACAGGGGGCAGCCAGCAATCAGTGGGAGAGATAGCTCAGGTGAATAGATACTGTTCAAATAGAGGACCCTCACAGTCCCCTTCACATGAGGGATGGACCCACCCTGCAAGGCGACACCCGTCTTCCCGcatctttccctccctcctgtttAAGAAAGTGAATCGGTGCCCTCGCCTCCGCGCGGTCCAGCACCTCATTCACCTCCTATCCAGCTAGGATTTGCTTTCACCGTTTAGGAAGTGCATTGTCCCGCTGCGAGGCCGCTGTGACGGGGCAAAGAAGGGCAGCATTGTGTCGGCCTGCTCTTGTTTTGCATTAGTAAGTACTGCGAGCCGGGGATGAGCTCCAGATGGAAGACTAtaggttgaatagatggttgaTCTCCCCTCTGAAAGGCTCAACATGATCCAACACATGTATACATTGAATAGGCTTCGTTTTACCCCTCTGTGAGATGACCTCAACTTTTATGTATTGTGCTGAATACAATTATGCATTCACTGTTTCACAGTAAGGCAACACTGCCACCTTGAGGTGATGCAGCCCCAAACATGAATGAACAACAAAATCTCATTCTTTAACAGCTTTATTATAATCAAGTATGCAGCACGTGTAAAACAGACTTACAAAGAGATGAAAACTTCTGACAGTATAGAGAAACAGGGTTAGAAGAGAAGAAATGATACTCCCAAGAGTAAAATCTTAAAATCAATATTAGATTTTAAGATTATTTCGTTTCATTCAATTCAGCAATATCTagtttattaatttaaaaaatattctaTAAAGACATGAATATAAGACAAACAATGATGAAAAAGAAGGACAAGGTTGTCAGCCCGTCTGGACTTTGGCAATGAGTTCGTCACACAGGTTGGTGAGTTCGaccacctccttcacctggaAGACAAAGCACACATCAGCATCCACAGACGTTTCCGACGACACCCTCAGGAGTCCTGGTGCGCGGGCTCACCTTCTGATCGTAGTTGCTCTCCAGGGCCTGAGACTTGAGCTGCTCCCTGCGCAGTTGGGCTTGAAGTCCGGACACCTCGGCCTTGAGCCGTGAACGCACCTCCCCCGTTTCCTCATTAGCCCTGAGGACAACACAAACATCTCATTGatctacacacacccacaccaacacacacccacagtatAGTAGAAGCAGAACGCCGGTACTAGACACACTTGATGGCGTATCAAGTGTTTCCCCTCCGTTTCCATCCAGCAGCAGTGCtgctttgtgtgtatgcgtgtgaggtGCACCATCTTGATGTGCATAATGCACAGTATTGATATGCGTGTGCACAGAGCTGATTTTCTGGCATTAATGTTTGTGAAAAGGCAGTGTTCAGTCGAAGATGTGTCACCATCCCAACTTCTGGGATCATAACACGGTGGGTCCCGTCTATACAATCAAATATTTAAGCTACTTTCTGTATTGAAGTCCCTTGTGCTGCATTAACTCTGCATGCTCCTTACTTCAAGTCCGGAGCAAATCATGGGACGATGCCCCCAACAGTATCATCATGCCCTCTATTTTGCGGTTCAgtatttttccacaatattgtgggtgggggggtatgTGAGGCACCTATGATATAAgtttataaataaaacaaatagtaTTGGTACGCCAAACATGATTtctccaaaaaaataaacagcttAGTTTGCATGGCTGACCGCAGTGCCACTGGTAGTCCAGCGGCGGCGCTGTTCCACTGCTGGATGCATGTCGGTGAAACACCGGCTCTTACTTGCTGATCTTCTCCTCAGTGTAGGACTTCAGGGTCTGGTAGCGCTGCTCCTCCTTCCTGATCCGCACCAGGTACTCCTGGGCACAGCCTTTGAGGGTCTCCTCGTTCTAGGAGGTGAAACGATACGCGTTAACACGGTGTGACCCCTTTTTGAGGGAACACtggcagagggggggcaggCCTTGGGGTGCTGACCTTCTTGTAGCTCCCCAGGGCCACCTTGTACTTCTCCAGCCTCTTAAAGAGCTCTGAGAAGGAGCTATCCAGGGCGCTGAGCTCCTGGGACACCTGCTCCTTCTCCGCCAGGGCACTGTTCAGCTTGGCCTGGGCCTGGGCGCGGTCCCGCTCCCGCTGCCCCTTCCAATCCGCTGGGGGACACAGATAGTTAGACCAGGGATAGACACTCACATTTTAAGTACTGGAACCCAGCGACCACCACCAAGCTCCAAAAATTGCTGGccaaaatacatttttagcGGCCTAAATGTGAACTGCAAGATGTACAGGTGATGTGGTGTTGGAAGTGGGAATGTTTGTTCAATGACTTTTCTTGGCCCTGGGCCATGGTTAATGTTGAACCCTGCTTCACAAGCGTGTTGTGGAGCCATCTCATCAGCCGTGTTTCAAAGCTGGGGCCCAATGAGAGGCGGGTAGAGACTCACCAATCATCGTTGGGATGGTTTGTTCAACGCCAGAAAATACTTTTCTatgggatggagggagaaaaGGGTACAATTAGAGATTTAAAAGCTGCACAGACAGCTTTATCAATTTGTACTACAGCCAGTTTAATATGATTTAAAGGGGACAAATTATGCCACCATGTGCGAGTGTCATTTGTAGTtagaagccgttttgaaaatctgcgtcTTCTGACATCTAGATGGACACGTCGCCCACTAATGGCAACGGTAGAGGAAAaaatagctatatatatatatatatataataaaagaCCATCAGCAAATTAGCAAAAACACATGTAGAATGCAGGGATTACCTCAACTCGTGGTGATCCTCGTGTAGCTTATCATATTTTAAAGTCAGCAACGCCTCCGTTTGCTTTGCCtacatgagggggggggggggggggggttactcaGCATATAAACagtacacaaataaaatgaagtaCAACAAAAAAGTTATAAAGATACCACTTGAACAAAAGCCATTACAAAATGGAACTCCATTTAACTAAATTTGCAATAAAGATGATTTGAATCTGCTCGTAATAAATGGGGCAAGTTTCGGTCCAAACGAATCAAAGCAAGGTTTTAGTTTGCGGGCCTACCTCTGCCCGGACCCTGGCTATGGCTGCGTCCATGTCCTTCTGACTGTACTTCAGGACGTCGATGATGGCCTCCTCGGTGCTGGTGGGGAGAACCAGACTCTCCAGCCTGGTGTGGTTCTGGACCTCAAtctaaaccaaacaaaaaccgATCACTTGACCTGACACCGTGGAATCACCGAACCGAAAAAAGACTGACATTAAGAGAGCCTGGGAACCCACGGTGTCAGCTGGAATTCAAACACTATTCCATTTCAAAGaatttgggttcactggctctttaagcaTCATGTGACTCACTCGTGCTGCGGGGACGTCAATGAGCTTGAAGTCGTCCATTGTTGGCGGCTGTTGTACCGTTCTTTCCGACTCCAACCTAATGTGAAAACACAAGGACAGGGAATACGCTTAGGAAGGTGATTATGAGATAATACTGGAGGTAATGAGAGCAGCAGAATGGGAAGGAGGTTCGTACCGAGAGGCCAGGGCTGCAGGCCGTGGGGGGTTGATGCTGACAGTTGGGGCGCCGGCCTTCTTTGGACTCTCCCTCATGAGTGGGTCAAACTTGAGGTACAGGGACTGCTTCCTCAACACCGACTCTTTGAACTGtgaagcaggagaggaggaattCAGAACTGAATCCATGCAGCAACACACGATGCAAAAGCAAAGTACAAAATGTAACCTCACGTTGGCTGAGCCAAACTGCTCCAGGTAATCCATCTGCCCATCGAGGTCACTTGCTATGACTAGGAGGGAGAAAACAAGGTCAGTACACAGCAATAGACAGCAACATTTCATTACCAATTCatacaatttattattcaaCAGAACGATTTTAAGTTTCTAAAATGTTTACCATCCACATTAAGAGAACatagacatatatacacacagtacacaaacaAGACCGCAATGTAGGACACTCACATGTTGATCCTGGCACAAACTCCATGTTGGTTTCCACCAGGAGAGTCTGTGAAGTCCAGTCATGTTGCTGGCCAAAGTCCGAGGGCTCAGGCATACGGCAGACCGCCTCACGCTGAAGCCCCAGGTCTGGGGCTGGGATGGACATTGGTTCCTCTTGCTGGGGAATTTCCACCTAAAAATGCAACATGTAGCTTATAGTTCAGCAGCCCTATGCATTATGAAACATAAATGGTACGCTTATGTGAGCTGTCCTTACATGAACATAACTGTCTTCCGTGTTGGTGGCGAGACCTGCAGCGCTAAAGACAGCAAACACAACCTAATTAGTCTTTCAGTTTTTCCTACTTGAGCAAAGGTTCCACCGTTTTCAAATATGTGAATCAATACAGAAATAAAAATAAGGGAACCGTACCAGGGTGAGGGTGCCCGGGTCACCAGCTGTGGGGACGCCGCCGCGGGGGCGGGCAGCTGCTCGGTCACAGCGGATACCTTGGCCGCAGGACTGGACTTCACACCACATGGGTTGTCCATTTTTACGCTTGCACCGAAAGGATTAAAGTTTGGGTCATCCAACTTGTCGAAGTCAAAGGAGTAGGTGGccttggggaggggggtgtcgACCTCGACGCCAACGTCCGCTACGCACGGCTCAGTCGGTGGCGCCGGCCGTACCTCCAGCGTAGGCTTTTTCCCGGACGCCTTCGCAGTCGGCGGCCGTTTGCCAAACTTCTTCGGTTGTGGCTTAAGTTTCACCTCGGCGCCGTCGTCAAAGTTAAACTCTAGTTTGACGGACCCTACCTTGGTCGGGGGGTCTGCTGGTTTTACTGTGGCTTCAGATTCGGGAGCCTTTGTGATGTCATTTGAAATGCCATTGTCCTCCGCCGTGGTGGATGGCTCCTTTGGCACTTCTACGATATTCTCTGGGTTGGTCTTCACTGGGGAGGCTTGTGGGGGGGCTGGGTTGGTCTTCAATGGAGAGGCTTGTGGGGGGGCTGGGTTGGTCTTCACTGGAGAGGCTTCTGAGGGGGCTGGGTTGGTAGTCACTGGGGAGGCTGGGTTGGTCTTCACTGGAGAGGCTTGTGGGGGGGCTGAGTTGGTCTTCACTTCGGAGGCTTGTGGGGGGGCTGGGTTGGTCTTCACTGGGGAGGCTTGTGGGGGGCCTTGGTTGGTCTTTACTGGGGAGGCTTCCTGGGGGGCTGGGTTGGTCTTCAATGGGGAGGCCTCTGAGGGGCCTGGGTTGGTCTTCAATGGGGAGGCCTCTGGGGGGGCTGGGTTGGTCTTCAATGGGGAGGCCTCTGGGGGGGCTGGGTTGGTCTTCAATGGGGAGGCCTCTGGGGGGGCTGGGTTGGTCTTCAATGGGGAGGCCTCTGGGGGGGCTGGGTTGGTCTTCAATGGGGAGGTCTCTGAGGGGGCTGGGTTGGTCTTCAATGGGGAGGCTTCTGAGGGGGCTGGGTTGGTCTTCAATGGGGAGGCCTCTGAGGGGGCTGGGTTGGTCTTCAATGGGGAGGCCTCTGAGGGACCTGGCAGCAGTTGGCCGAGGGGCACATCGTCAGGGATCTTTGAGCCGGTTTGGAAAGGGTCAATGGCGTCCAGGTAGTCAAAGTCCATACTGTAGACGCCTCTGGAGTGAAGCGGGGCATCCTCCGCCGATGGGGCGGCGGCCGGAGCGTCTTCCTGAGTGACGTTCAGAGACGCTGCGGCAGGCGGTTGTTTGTCAGGGGTGGCGATGGAAGATTCCTGGTCCTCGAGGCATGAGTTCTTCATCACTGTGACCACGCTGCTCTCCGTGGAGCTTACTTCAGCCAGGGAGTTTTCCACAGAGCGGTTGAAGGGGAGGGTCTCGTCCAGGGCCGACTCCGGTTCTCCGGCCTCTTGGAACGCAGCCTCAGGCTGGTTTGGGGATAATGGAAGGTCTTCAATAGACGGCCGCGTCGGGGACAAGGCAAACTTTTTGGAGCCCGAGAAAGGATCCATGGTGTCGAGATTGTCAAAGTCCAGCAGATAGCCTCCTGTGCTTTTGATGGGCATTTCATCGTCAGGATGTGACAAATCGTCTGTTTGGAAAACAAATACGGTTACATATCCCAGGCTtaactacaaaataaaaagcaagaacaaatgtgaattttttttaccattattttgTCCAGCGACAGTCTCAGTCGCCTTTTGCGGTGTTGTGCTGGTAAAACACATCAAGGGGTCAATATCCAACATATATGCCGTAATTCCCAAATTTcagcaaaataaaaaagattatgTTGAGGACATACTTTGAATCCAGCCGTAAGGAATCGAGCGCCTTCATACACTCAACCAGGTTATCCATCTTCACAGACTTGGATGGAGACAGAATTCTTTTAGAGACTGGGTCTCTTCTTGGAGTCTGGAAACAAACCTAGAAGCAACAGGTTAGGTAGAATGAAAATGATAGATGTTAATTATTCCATTATAAAATATGCATGTTTTTAACATAATTGCAATTACAAAGTGTTAATGCCTGTATTATTCCATTAGGTaaatcagaataacaacaattgTGTTTTTTGACCTCCTCCAAGCTAACCTTTCCACCCTTTGGCACAGTCTTGTTGGGTAGATTTTCAGTTTGCCGAAGAATAGATTGCCTTCCAGTTGGCTGTTCAATGGCAAAAATGTCGTCACTTGAACTGGTGCGCTTTCCTCCTCGGTGGACACCGAGGTTCTCGTCATTGACAGGAACGGAACCCATCCTTTGGGAAGGGACACAGATGCAAAAATAGTATCTTAAATCATCTTTACCGTGGATCAATATGGGTGTCCACAGCTGGGCCCATCTACTGAAGTGGCCGTGAGTCTATGATGACAAAAGGTAATCCTAGTCCATCCTTTACATCGATTCGGTACCACTACGGAGTTCATTGGATAGTATTGAATGTATATCCAAAACTGATTAAAAGATGATTGACAAAGTTGTGATGTGGCTTCATATTCCGATATTTCTTCATAACGTCGTCATAAAGTTAACTTCAAGGCCTTCTTCAACGCTGCCTCaaataaagaaacaataactgaattgttataaaaagtaaaaaggatTGTTTGGTCTGACAATCCTTTTACTTTTTATAATGATGACACTAAATACATGTGTATCGGTAATTGCACAAGTCAAATGATCCCAGCATCCAGGCGTACACTAAAACTAACGTACTCCGGTATTGACCAGTGCGGGATAAATGTTGTTTCTGCATTGTATTTAATGGAACAACCTACCTTAAATTAACGGTAACGGTTGTCGTTTTCTGTAATGTTCGCTTCCACGCAGACAGCAACACGAACGAATAGCCCCGAAGAATGCACCTGAAAGCCCACAGCCAACGGTTCGTATTTTTAAAGTCATGAAATGAACCAATCAAACAATTTGAAACTCTCGGCGGAAAAGCTACGTGGTGAGATGTCCAATAGGCTTACAGAACGGACATGACGAAACCAAATGTTGTAGCTTCTGAGTTAATCGATGGGTGGCAGCATTGAGTCAAAACAATTGGTTATGCACCTCATCTTAATAAAGCATATTATATCAGCCGTCGAATTGATTAATTTGCAAGGATTTCTCGAAACACTATTTTATCCCCTACAAATTATGCACTTTCAATCGTAATGTAAATTGATCCATCGCGGATCTATGTGCCTCACACACCTGCAAATCACCGCCAGCAGGGTTCAGTAGCGATCTTCGCGAGACTACGTTGCCCCAAAGACCAGTGAAGAAGAAGCTCGGTCTACGGTGCGCGCCAATTTACAACAAGCCAGCCAGGAGGACGTAAACATTCCCTCCGTCCTTGTCGTGGCTCCATGTCGCCGATACGACCATCGCGTCCCTAATCATGAATACGAGTGTAAAAGGTATGGAGATATTCGATAGCGTATGTTCCATGCCTCAATCATTCCCTAGTCATTGTCTTTATCGGTTTGAACAGACTTTGAACTTATAAGGATAGCTTTTGTACTGTTACGTCTCTTTAATTCCAGCTACAGGACCAATATCAGGAGTTGCAACAACAGTTTATTTTAGGTTATTTGAGCTAATAACCTTTGCTAATAGCTTTCTTTCTTTGGTTATTCCTTGTTTTTCTCTTCGCTGAGACACAATTTACGCGTTACTCATGGACACAATACTTACCTGTCTGTGTTCATGTTGGGTTCACTCACGTTAACAAACACGCACAGTTGCAGGCTAACCTTAACATTAATTCGTTAATTAATTTGCCTATTAAACCTTATTCCCCAATCCCCTTCTACAACTCCGGTCACCAGGATCGGGCGATGTGTCACAAATTGCTGCCAGGTAAcgttattgtttattattgtatCATATGATATATTGTAACAATAAATGATGGCAAAATTAAATCCCTGATACAATTCAATGTTTGTATTATTCCTACTCTAAACACACAGTATAGAGtaagaataatatatataaatatatatagatacacaccCCTCTCTATCTTAGTTAAGAAATGGCATTAGTTGTCTTGGTTCCATGTAGATGGATAGTCTATAATATGAAAGATCAACAAATAGAGgcttttgtgtgcatatgtcatTCAGCTTGAATATAACAATTCTAGGAACTAAACTATTGTTTTCTTCTGTTTGTTCGTCTCGAAGTGGTGACAATGATTCCATCAAAGTGTTTGTGCGAGTGAGACCTCTGACCCAAGACACAGGGTTAACCACAGATGGAGATCAGAATCTGTGTTTAACGGTCACTTCACACAACACCATTCGCCTGCACTCAAAGCCAGAACCAAGGACCTTCACTTATGACCATGTCGCTGATATGGACGTATCCCAGGTTAGTGCATTTAAAACACCTCCGTTATATGGACCTTTCAATGGTTTATGTTACCGTGGTACACAGATTGCATTTTGAGAATAACTAACATTTATCATTGGCCAATAGGACTCTGTCTTCGCAGGTGTGGCAAAAAATATCGTGGAAT belongs to Gadus chalcogrammus isolate NIFS_2021 chromosome 5, NIFS_Gcha_1.0, whole genome shotgun sequence and includes:
- the tacc3 gene encoding transforming acidic coiled-coil-containing protein 3 isoform X2, which encodes MGSVPVNDENLGVHRGGKRTSSSDDIFAIEQPTGRQSILRQTENLPNKTVPKGGKVCFQTPRRDPVSKRILSPSKSVKMDNLVECMKALDSLRLDSNTTPQKATETVAGQNNDDLSHPDDEMPIKSTGGYLLDFDNLDTMDPFSGSKKFALSPTRPSIEDLPLSPNQPEAAFQEAGEPESALDETLPFNRSVENSLAEVSSTESSVVTVMKNSCLEDQESSIATPDKQPPAAASLNVTQEDAPAAAPSAEDAPLHSRGVYSMDFDYLDAIDPFQTGSKIPDDVPLGQLLPAPSEASPLKTNPAPSEASPLKTNPAPSETSPLKTNPAPPEASPLKTNPAPPEASPLKTNPAPPEASPLKTNPAPPEASPLKTNPGPSEASPLKTNPAPQEASPVKTNQGPPQASPVKTNPAPPQASEVKTNSAPPQASPVKTNPASPVTTNPAPSEASPVKTNPAPPQASPLKTNPAPPQASPVKTNPENIVEVPKEPSTTAEDNGISNDITKAPESEATVKPADPPTKVGSVKLEFNFDDGAEVKLKPQPKKFGKRPPTAKASGKKPTLEVRPAPPTEPCVADVGVEVDTPLPKATYSFDFDKLDDPNFNPFGASVKMDNPCGVKSSPAAKVSAVTEQLPAPAAASPQLVTRAPSPCAAGLATNTEDSYVHVEIPQQEEPMSIPAPDLGLQREAVCRMPEPSDFGQQHDWTSQTLLVETNMEFVPGSTFIASDLDGQMDYLEQFGSANFKESVLRKQSLYLKFDPLMRESPKKAGAPTVSINPPRPAALASRLESERTVQQPPTMDDFKLIDVPAARIEVQNHTRLESLVLPTSTEEAIIDVLKYSQKDMDAAIARVRAEAKQTEALLTLKYDKLHEDHHELRKVFSGVEQTIPTMIADWKGQRERDRAQAQAKLNSALAEKEQVSQELSALDSSFSELFKRLEKYKVALGSYKKNEETLKGCAQEYLVRIRKEEQRYQTLKSYTEEKISKANEETGEVRSRLKAEVSGLQAQLRREQLKSQALESNYDQKVKEVVELTNLCDELIAKVQTG
- the tacc3 gene encoding transforming acidic coiled-coil-containing protein 3 isoform X1, whose translation is MGSVPVNDENLGVHRGGKRTSSSDDIFAIEQPTGRQSILRQTENLPNKTVPKGGKVCFQTPRRDPVSKRILSPSKSVKMDNLVECMKALDSLRLDSNTTPQKATETVAGQNNDDLSHPDDEMPIKSTGGYLLDFDNLDTMDPFSGSKKFALSPTRPSIEDLPLSPNQPEAAFQEAGEPESALDETLPFNRSVENSLAEVSSTESSVVTVMKNSCLEDQESSIATPDKQPPAAASLNVTQEDAPAAAPSAEDAPLHSRGVYSMDFDYLDAIDPFQTGSKIPDDVPLGQLLPGPSEASPLKTNPAPSEASPLKTNPAPSEASPLKTNPAPSETSPLKTNPAPPEASPLKTNPAPPEASPLKTNPAPPEASPLKTNPAPPEASPLKTNPGPSEASPLKTNPAPQEASPVKTNQGPPQASPVKTNPAPPQASEVKTNSAPPQASPVKTNPASPVTTNPAPSEASPVKTNPAPPQASPLKTNPAPPQASPVKTNPENIVEVPKEPSTTAEDNGISNDITKAPESEATVKPADPPTKVGSVKLEFNFDDGAEVKLKPQPKKFGKRPPTAKASGKKPTLEVRPAPPTEPCVADVGVEVDTPLPKATYSFDFDKLDDPNFNPFGASVKMDNPCGVKSSPAAKVSAVTEQLPAPAAASPQLVTRAPSPCAAGLATNTEDSYVHVEIPQQEEPMSIPAPDLGLQREAVCRMPEPSDFGQQHDWTSQTLLVETNMEFVPGSTFIASDLDGQMDYLEQFGSANFKESVLRKQSLYLKFDPLMRESPKKAGAPTVSINPPRPAALASRLESERTVQQPPTMDDFKLIDVPAARIEVQNHTRLESLVLPTSTEEAIIDVLKYSQKDMDAAIARVRAEAKQTEALLTLKYDKLHEDHHELRKVFSGVEQTIPTMIADWKGQRERDRAQAQAKLNSALAEKEQVSQELSALDSSFSELFKRLEKYKVALGSYKKNEETLKGCAQEYLVRIRKEEQRYQTLKSYTEEKISKANEETGEVRSRLKAEVSGLQAQLRREQLKSQALESNYDQKVKEVVELTNLCDELIAKVQTG